The region GATAGGTCCTTATGTTGTTGTCTTTCCATGGATCGGTCCGCCAAACCACCTTGCCCTTTTTATCAATGGCAGTGATAATTATTTGTGCGGAATCAAGAAAGTACTTGTAGCCTGTCGATGAATCAGTCAACGTATCCCTTATCACCTTTACCGGCAATGTCGCATGACCAATATAGGAGTAAGTGGTGTCTGCAAAACAGTTCGCCGAAGCGCATATCAGCACGACGCAGAAAGAGATTATAATTCTCATTTGCCCCGCCTCGCAACCATCACTTTTTGAACCGCATTACCCCCGTTGCCCGGCACCTCAACAAAATACACCCCTGATGAAAGCCCTGAACCATCCAGAAAATTCTCACGCTGCTTGTTCATCGGCCTTTCCAGCACTTTTTTCCCGGCAAAGGTAAAAAGAGAAACCATGATGCGCTCATTGCCATATGCATTATTGAAAGTCAACACTATTGAAGAAGTCAACGGATTCCAAACCGCAAAGAAGTCTTGACGCTGCGGCGCGCCCGGCATTCTGCCGGTTATCGACGTACCGTCCGTCAAGGGATGCGGATAGATGTACGGCACATAGCCCGGCCTTGCGCTCAGATAATAGTCGCGGTTCACTTGGACCATGGCGGGCGTCTGGCTTCCCACGGACATGGAAGCGTCGTTGTTCCAGACATACGCGGGATCGGAAACCTGGTTTTTCCCGCGCCCGATCTGGTAGAGCGCCGGGTATCCGCTGTCTTCCTCGTATAAATCGATGGTGCCGGTCACCTGGTTCGCGCCGGTGTGATGGTTGTTGAACACCACGCCGCTCCCGGCGCGGAGCGTGATGTAGCAGCACTGGCTCGCGTTCGGCACGGTGGTGCTGAAGGTGTTTTCGTAGATCTCCCACCACCGGGCGCCGATCATGCCGGCCGTGCCGTGCTGGTCGATCTGCGCCATTTCGACGCTGTTGTGCCTGAACACCGTGCGCGCTCCGTAATACGACTGCACCGCGGAACATCCCCAGAAATACGCGGGGTTGCCCGTCGCGTTGTTCGTGAAGGTGTCGTCCTCAATGTAAACCGCGTCCCCGCTGCCGGGAACGATGTCGTAACTCCAGCCCGAGGCATCGCTCGGCCCGTAGGCGCTGTTGTGGATTATTTCGGCATTGCCCGCGGCATTGAACGCATTGTGGTCGATGACGCCGGTGAGCGCTCCTCCCCAGAGCTGTACCGCGGTCCCCCCGGACGGGACCGTGAAGGCGCAGTGGTCGATGCGGAACACGCCGGCGCCGCCCACTTCCAGATTGTAAACGGTGACCGCGGCCGCGTTCCCGTTGAAGGTGATGCCGGAAAACCGCCTGAAGGAGCCGGTGTCGCAGACCAGCTGGCCCGTGTACGACCCGGCCATCGCGTTGTTGATGACGGTCTTCCCCGCTCCCGCGCCCAGCAGCGTTATCCCCTTGTCCATGGAGACAACACCGCCCCACGTTCCGCTGCCCGGAGGCAAAGCCACGGTGTCGCCTGCCTTCGTCGCGTTTATCGCCGACTGGACGTCGGTTTGGGAACAGGTGGGCGCGGAAATGATTACGGCGTGAATAGCGGTGAATAAGCCGATAGTCAACACGTAAATCATGATGCCCCATGGATTGGCTGGAAAGGATTTTGGTTTTTTCATGATTGCTCTGTCCTCAGATGGATCAAATTGTTTACCTTATGATTATTTCTTTTTGTACAAAGGATGATTTTCCGGAAGTCAATTTGAACAAATACACGCCGGCATGACAGCTTTGGCTATTCCATGAAATTGAATTCCTCCCTACATCAGTCCAAGAATTCAGCAGCGTGTTGATTCGCCTGCCTGAAACATCAAGGATTTCCAATTCGACGTGCCCGGCTCTCGGATTAACAAACTCAATTCCGTTCCGGTTGACAATGATGAATTTCAGATCAGGGAGAGCCTGATCGGCAGCCGCCGGGCCTTCTATCATGCTTGAATTTGCAAATTCATACGCCCCCAGGTCCGGCGGCCCGTACGCCGTCCTGCTCACGCCGTCCTTGTCCGTGGGAACGACCGCCGTCAGGTCGTCGCCCGCGTCAATCGGCGCGGCGCCCTTGACCAGATGGTAATCGGCGCTGGCCGTGTCGACAAAATAGCCGGCCTGGGCCGGCAGGTTTTTTCCCGTTGCGGGCCCGATGTTGTTCCTCACGTCCAGCGCGCCGGCGACGTGGAACACGGCGCCGCCCGGCGCCGCGTCGATGGTGTTGTGGTAAAGGGCGCGGGTGTAGGAATCGTTCGACTGGTTGTCAACGTAGATGCCGTAGCCGCTCACGTGCCGTATGACGTTGTTGTACACGGTGGTTCCCGTGCCCGCCCGGATCGCGGTCTTCACGTCGTGGATGAAATTGTCCCGCACCACCTGCTGCGGGTCGCTTGCGTAATTCTGCACGGCGCCGACCGACTGGTTCACCTCTATCGCGCCCACGTCGTTGCCGTTCTGCGACCAGTCGGAGCCGAGGTTGACATTGTAGATGTTGTTCCCTTCCGCGGTGATGTGATGCGTGCCGATCTTAAACTCAATGCCCTCGTCGGTGGTGTTGTAGACGGTGGTGTTTCGCACGGTCACGTTGTTCGTGTTGTCGAGGGGCGCGGCGTCGCCCGTGCCGATATAAATTCCCTCCCCGTTGTACTGCCACTGCCTTGTGTCATGGACCGTACAGCTGTCCACGGTCACGAACGATGAATTCAGATGGACGTGCAGCCCCTCCTGCCCGACGTGGTGGATCGTGCACCTGTTTATCGATATAGTGCTCGAGGAGTCGATAAAAAGCCCCTGGTTGTAATTCGTGATCGTGAATCCCCGCAAAGTGATGTGGCTCGTGTTGATTATCTTGCACCTGCCGGTGTTGACGCCGCTGCCGAGCAGCAGCACCGTGTCGCCGTGAAAGGCGCTGATGGTCGTGTTCGCGCCGGGTTTTCCCGCCGGTCCCGATATGTAAAGGGCCTCGTTGTAAGTGCCGGCGCGCACATACACGGTGTCTCCGGAGGACATGCGGGAAATAGCGTAGCTGATGGTGCAGAACGGCTGCGCCAGGGTGCCGCGTCCCGCCGCGTCCTGGCATGGCGGGGAACCGGCGTTGTTGACATAATACACCGCAGCGAAGGAATATCCGGCGAGTCCGAACAGTGCAAAGCAGACAAGCGGGATAAACCGCGGTTGGTGAGCCATGATCCTGCACGACGCCGCTGTTTTCATTCATACGCTCCCTGTTTACTTGACCACAATTATTTTCTGGATCGCGCCTGTCGTCCTGCTCTTTACGATGCACGTTCCCTGCCTGTCAATCCGGTCCGCGAAAAGACGCTTGCCGGCGCAATCGTAAAGCGTGAGATCCACATTGTTCTGCAAACAGCGTTTGAGAAGCGCCGGGGTGATCGGATTTTGGATCATGGGACGCAGGGCTTGAAAATCCCGTTGTCCTGAAAATCCCCGTACCGCGGAATTCGAAAACTCGAACGCGCCGATGTCGAAAACGCCGTTGTACGGCCGCGCAGTGCCGTCGTAATCCGTGGCCACGGGGAGCGTTGTTCCCGCGTCAACGGCCGGGCTTGTCGAGGTGATGCGGAAATTGTTGTTCGCGGAATCCACGAACTGCGGGTCAACGTTCATCTTGTCATGGCCGCCGGTAGCGGCATAGGTGGACGCGTTGAACAGGTTGTAGTCCTCGGTGACCGGCGCGGCGCCGTTATTCACGATGATGGCGTGGTCGTAGCACTTGCTGAAGATGTTGTTCTTGACAATTGCGCCTGACGTGAAGCTCCCGCCGAACCCCGCGCCGTAGTACTTGATGTCATAGAACGTGTTGTTGTACACGAAAATGTTGGTGATGCCGTCGCTCACGCACAGGCCCCACGCCGCCGAATGCGCGAAAATATTATTCTTGAACGTGAAGTCGTGGTTGTTGTGATGATAGATGCCCTCGGCCATCAGGCCTTCGTCGCACTCGCTGCACCAGTTGCCGTCCCAGGTGATGTTGGCCGCGTGCTCGCCGTTGTTGTCGAAGGTCTGCCAGCAGTCGAGGTGCGCGCTGCCCACCTCGCTGAACACCGTGCCGTGGAAATAATTGTGCCTGAACATGATGCTGTCGCCGAAGAACCGCGAATAGTCGCAGTCGTCCGTGGTGTCGTACTGGAACAGGCGGTCGACCTCGTTTCCCTCCACCAGGAAATTGGTGCCGGTCACCGTGATGCCGTACTGGCAGTGGTGCACGTGGTTGGCGCCGATGTACACCGAGTCCCACGGCCCGCCGCTCCAGTTGGACTGGATGCCCGGCCCGGGAATGTCATGGCAGTAGTTGTCCACGATCTCCAGGTTGCTGCTCGAGATCCACACGCCCCCGCCGTTCCAGCCGCCTTGGCTGTAGGTGATGTCAAACCCCTCGACGCGAAGATAATTCGCGCTGCCCGTGTTGAACCCCTGCATGAACACGGTGCGACGGGGATCGGCCTTGAATACAATTTTTTTGCCGATTGAACCTGAATGACCGGAAGTAAACGAAATGCGCTCGTTGTAGGTTCCGGACTTGACAATCACGGAATCTCCGGCGACGGCGACCGCGGCGGCCTTGGAAATGGTCTTCCACGGCTGCGCCGCGGTGCCGGGGTTTGCGTCGGCGGAATTTGATGCGGACTGGTCGACGTAGTAGGTGGCGGCACAAACAATGGAACAGAAAAGAAGAACAGGAAGTGAAAGTTTCATGAAGCAGCCCCCTTTTATTAGAGTAGTGATAAACCCGCTTCTTATTAAATCTCCCGGCTCATGAACCTCATTGTCCATCTTACTAGTACATTCCATCATTTTATCGTAACGAACTTTTGGGGCACCATCATTGCTCCCGTTTTTCCACCCGGACATAAGTTCCTTGCGGCAAATCCTTTATGTCAAGCAATCAGGATTTTTCAATTCCGCCACCCAACTGCCGTATCACCAGCCTTTGAGTTTAATTGACTTAATGGAGGTATCAGGATATAACTGATAAAAAACATTCTCAATTCATATCATTTTTTCCACAATAGATCACTAACAATAGGGCAGACCCACGAGCCCCCCTTTCCAAGGGGTTCGGGGGTTGTTATAATAAGCATTTTCCTTGGCAGGTCTTGGGGGCGGCCAGCCCCTACCTGCTTTACCATTTTTTATTAAAAATGAAACAATCGTCTTCGGTCAAAATATCCCTACCACTTTTCTCACCCCTCCCGCTATTCCTATCACGTAAAGTCCCTCCGATAAACTTTTCCCCTGATTGTCCCTCCCGTCCCAGAAAAACCTCGCCCCGTTTGCCGACGATTGGTCCGGCGCAAGCGTTCTGACCGTCCGGCCTATTATGTCGCAAATTGTCAAACGGCATTTTGCCTCCGCGCCCGTCATTTTAATCATCCATTCATGCCCACCCGGCATCCGGCGGACGGATAGCGACACAGGCCCCTGCCTCATCAAATTCGCAGGAGCATTGGACACGGCCGTTGTATAGCAGTTGTCTGCGTTGAAGGTCAGCGGATCCCCGCTGCCGTCGGCCGGGCCCTTCATGATGTTCGCATAACAGTTGCACGCGGGGATCTGGTGCGCATGGCCCGCCAGGCCCGAAAGCGCGCCGCCGGAAACATCGGGGCCGATCGGCGGCCAGGCGATCGCGCTCGGCCACCACGCCGGCTTTGCAGACAGGAAAAACGAGGCGGGCAGCGTCTTGCCCGCGGGCACGGGATTGGCGTACTTGGCGATCGCGCTAGGCACTTCGGACGCCTCCCACCGCGCCGAGTCGCTCACGACGTCGTAATTGCCCCAGCGCATGGTCGTGGCCGGAACGAGCGGGTCTGCCGGGATGGTCACGGTGCCGTTTGAGTTGCCGCCGCCGAGGGCATACACCT is a window of Chitinivibrionales bacterium DNA encoding:
- a CDS encoding right-handed parallel beta-helix repeat-containing protein, yielding MKTAASCRIMAHQPRFIPLVCFALFGLAGYSFAAVYYVNNAGSPPCQDAAGRGTLAQPFCTISYAISRMSSGDTVYVRAGTYNEALYISGPAGKPGANTTISAFHGDTVLLLGSGVNTGRCKIINTSHITLRGFTITNYNQGLFIDSSSTISINRCTIHHVGQEGLHVHLNSSFVTVDSCTVHDTRQWQYNGEGIYIGTGDAAPLDNTNNVTVRNTTVYNTTDEGIEFKIGTHHITAEGNNIYNVNLGSDWSQNGNDVGAIEVNQSVGAVQNYASDPQQVVRDNFIHDVKTAIRAGTGTTVYNNVIRHVSGYGIYVDNQSNDSYTRALYHNTIDAAPGGAVFHVAGALDVRNNIGPATGKNLPAQAGYFVDTASADYHLVKGAAPIDAGDDLTAVVPTDKDGVSRTAYGPPDLGAYEFANSSMIEGPAAADQALPDLKFIIVNRNGIEFVNPRAGHVELEILDVSGRRINTLLNSWTDVGRNSISWNSQSCHAGVYLFKLTSGKSSFVQKEIIIR
- a CDS encoding right-handed parallel beta-helix repeat-containing protein, translating into MKLSLPVLLFCSIVCAATYYVDQSASNSADANPGTAAQPWKTISKAAAVAVAGDSVIVKSGTYNERISFTSGHSGSIGKKIVFKADPRRTVFMQGFNTGSANYLRVEGFDITYSQGGWNGGGVWISSSNLEIVDNYCHDIPGPGIQSNWSGGPWDSVYIGANHVHHCQYGITVTGTNFLVEGNEVDRLFQYDTTDDCDYSRFFGDSIMFRHNYFHGTVFSEVGSAHLDCWQTFDNNGEHAANITWDGNWCSECDEGLMAEGIYHHNNHDFTFKNNIFAHSAAWGLCVSDGITNIFVYNNTFYDIKYYGAGFGGSFTSGAIVKNNIFSKCYDHAIIVNNGAAPVTEDYNLFNASTYAATGGHDKMNVDPQFVDSANNNFRITSTSPAVDAGTTLPVATDYDGTARPYNGVFDIGAFEFSNSAVRGFSGQRDFQALRPMIQNPITPALLKRCLQNNVDLTLYDCAGKRLFADRIDRQGTCIVKSRTTGAIQKIIVVK
- a CDS encoding T9SS type A sorting domain-containing protein, which encodes MKKPKSFPANPWGIMIYVLTIGLFTAIHAVIISAPTCSQTDVQSAINATKAGDTVALPPGSGTWGGVVSMDKGITLLGAGAGKTVINNAMAGSYTGQLVCDTGSFRRFSGITFNGNAAAVTVYNLEVGGAGVFRIDHCAFTVPSGGTAVQLWGGALTGVIDHNAFNAAGNAEIIHNSAYGPSDASGWSYDIVPGSGDAVYIEDDTFTNNATGNPAYFWGCSAVQSYYGARTVFRHNSVEMAQIDQHGTAGMIGARWWEIYENTFSTTVPNASQCCYITLRAGSGVVFNNHHTGANQVTGTIDLYEEDSGYPALYQIGRGKNQVSDPAYVWNNDASMSVGSQTPAMVQVNRDYYLSARPGYVPYIYPHPLTDGTSITGRMPGAPQRQDFFAVWNPLTSSIVLTFNNAYGNERIMVSLFTFAGKKVLERPMNKQRENFLDGSGLSSGVYFVEVPGNGGNAVQKVMVARRGK